CCACACAGGCAAAGCCCTCACATCCCCCGCTGAAAACCTCCCTGTTTACAAGGAAGACCCTGAGAAAGTAGTTTATGAGCTCGGGCTCCTCAAGGGCTATTTCAAAAAAACTTCTCACAAGAAGCTCCAGCTTTTCCCGAAAGCTTACCTCCGCCTCGTTTACCCTCCTGAGTCTTTCCCCCACCCAGTCGGATACCGTCATCATAATTTCCTTTGCAAGCTCTTCCTTTGATTCAAAGTAGTTATACAGGTTTCCAACGCTCATACCCACCGCCTGGGCTATGTCTGGCATGGTGGTGTTGTAATATCCCTTTTCAGAAAACAGCCTGCAGGCAGTCCTTATTATCTCAAGCCTTTTCTGCTCCTTCAGGCTCTGCCTTTTCATTGTTCTAAAAATTAAATCATAACAGTTTATGGTATAGCTGTATATATCTAGAAGCCAACTGGTAGGCTTCCCTGGCGTCTTCCTCCGTGTAATCTTCCGTTGGTATAAAGTCTGGTTGTCCATAGAAGGCGATTTCCCTCTGACTTCTCAGCCATTTTGTAAGTGCTCTTAACTCCCTAAGGGTCTTTATGAGGTCTTCTGGAAACCTGTGGCTGTTTTCAAGAATAATGTCTATTACATCATGCCACTTTGGGGGTGTTATACCAGACCTGATTAGCATGGCTTTCTGAACAAGCTCAACTATTTCCTGAGCCTCCCTTATAACGTCCGCATAATCTTTTTCTTTCATAAAAAGGTCCAGGGTTTTCAGTCTTATTTCTGCTCGTCTGATATAATCTTCCGCAAGCTCAGGATTTACCATCACAAAACCTCATAGTATGGCATTTTCCCCTTTCTCCTTATAACCCTGCTTTCCATAACCTTCCTCAATCCTTCTGCAAATTTTTCAAAAAATCCTTCCCTGTCATACAGAACTATAAATTCACAATCCCAGAGAAACCACAGAGATTCTCTTAGCTGAGTCCTTTTTATGATTACAGGATTTATCTCCACTGCCTCATCCACACATTCAAAAAACCTCACATACTCCCTTCTACTGCTTTCGTAGTCCTCAACTATAACAAGGATGTCTATATCGGATTCTGGAGAGAAGGTTCCCCTTGCCACAGAGCCGAACACTACAAGGGAAAGGAGGTTTTCCCCAAAGCATCTGATTAATCTTTCCTTTATCCTTTTCAGGATTGCGTAGTATTTTCCTCTGTATCCCCGCATCTTAATAAAATCTTAACACCTGAGGTATAGAATGGAAAACATGAGGATAGCCTTCGTATGCACGGGCAATTCCGCAAGGAGCCAGATGGCGGAGGGCTTTGCCAGAAGGCTGGTAGAAACTCTTGGAATGAACTTTCAGGTATACTCCGCAGGTTCAGACCCGGCAGAGGAAATAAACCCCTTTGCTGTTCAGGTAATGAAGGAGAAGGGCATAGACATATCCTCCCAAAGACCCAAGGGGCTTGAAGCCATACCCTATCAGGAGCTGGACCTTGTTATAACCCTCTGCAACAGTGCAAGACAGACCTGTCCAGTCGTTCCTGGAGCCCAGATGATTCACTGGGACCTTCCTGACCCTGCCGCATACAGAGGCTCTGAAGAGGAAAAGCTGGAGTTTTTCAGAAAAGTCAGGGATGAGATAGAGGAAAGGGTGTGGGACTGCCTTCAGAGCCTACAGCTCAGGCAGGGCAATTCTGCTAAGCTTTGAGAGCTTTACACCTCTTAGACCTCCTATTTTTGTAGCCAGAAGCTCAAGCTCTCCCGCCCTTCCTCTGAGGATGATAACCTCAAGGCAGTTGTAGTGGTCTATGTGAACATGGGTGGAGCACAGCACATTTACATGATGCTCGTGCTGAAGCTCCAGAAGTCTGTGGGTCAGCTCCCTGTCGTGATGGTCGTAGACAAGGCTGAGAACACCTATGACCTCTTCGTTCTCTTCCCATTTTTCCTGAGACAAAAGGTCTCTTATGAGGTCTCTGACCAGCTCAGACCTTGAAGCGTAGCCCTTCCTTATGACTCTTCTGTCCAGCTCCTCAAGAAGCCCCTCAGGAAGAGATACGCAGAAGCGGGTTGTCTTTTCCATCTTCAGAAGATTTTATCAGAAGCTGTGAAGATGCCAGTCGCCTTTACCCCTGTGTCTGTGCAAAAGCCCAGCCCTTAAAAGCCTTTCCCTGTCCCTGAGGAATTCTTCTACGCCCCCGTCGTATACAATTCCGTGGTCTTCACCGAGCACCACAAGCCTGCTACCCAGCTCGCCGGCAAGGCTGAGGTTGTGAGTGGAGGTTACAGTGGTGCAGGGAAGCTCCCACAGCAGGTCCACAAACCAGCCAGTGGTCTTTGGGTCAAGGTGAGCGGTTGGCTCATCAAGAAGAAGAACCTCTGGCTCAAGCACAAGAAGACAGGCAAGGCATAGCTTCTGCTTCTGCCCCGTGCTCAGCTCAAAGGGTGGTCTTTTCAAATGGGGTGTGAGCTCAAACCTGTCAGCCCAGTAAAGGACCCTCTCTCTGACAAGTCCCTCCTCCATCCCCAGCTGTCTAAGAGAAAAGGCAAGCTCATCGTAAACTGTGGGATTAAAGAGCATGACATCGGGGTTCTGAAAGAGGAGAACCACCTCCCTTCTGAACTTCCTCCTGAATTCCCTGTCCTTAAAGACTTTTTCCTCAATTTTACTTCCCATGTAAAGATACTCTCCTCTCTGTGGAAATATGAGGGCATTCAGTAGCTTCAGAAGTGTGCTCTTGCCAGAGCCGTTTATGCCCAGAAGGACCACCCTTTCTCCCTCCCCTACTCTGAAGTTTATGTCCTTCAGGGCGAGTCTGTCTTCGTAGCTAAAAGAGACATTTCTGAGCTCAATCAAGATCAAGCCCCCTTGACTTCATAGCCTCTGCCACCTCCTCTGAGTCTCTCAGAAACCTCTCAAAAAAGTATCCTCCAACACCCTCAGAAAACCTCACAAACTCTTTCCCCTTTATGCCCTCTGGACTTCTGCTTTTCAGAGCCTGCAGAAAGTCCAGAAAAAGCCTCCTGTAGAGAAGTATATAGCTGGATGAGAGCACGAGGAGCTGTGAGAGGCTTCTTGAAAAGCTCAGTGCAGAATACAGGTTTATGCGGGAAAGAGCCAGAAGCGTAAGGAGCATTATGTCAAGCGCCCTCAGGGCAAGAAGGGAAAGGTAAGAGTAATGACCAGTCCACAGGGCGTATGGGACGGATATGAAAAGGGTGGTAAGCAGGGCAAGGGATATAGGCTTTACCCTCCTTCTGAGCCTCCTGCGTGAGGCTGAAGGCATGTGGGCAAGAAGGAGAAGGAAAAAGATAAAAAGCAGGTGCCCGGGGGAGCTGAGGGAAGAAACAAAGACAACACCTGCCATATACAGGAATAGAAGCACTTTATCCTTCAAGGTTTCTCCTCCTGAGAAGACCTACAACCGCCTGAGTTATAAGCCCCTCTACCACTGCAACTGGCAGGTGAGAAAGGGTTATGGCTGGAAGGGTTATTCCGAGAGGATAGGGGAAATAGAGGGCTCTGCCTGATGGGTCTGTGAAGAGGTAGGGGTGCACGCCCAGCAGAAGGGCTACAGAGAGGGCAGAAAGGAGGGTGGAGAAAAAGCCCGCAAGGAAGGGGGCATTGCTCTTTTTTGCAAAAAGTCTGTGGACTGCATAAGAGCTGAAGGCCCCCACAAAACCCATGGCAAGGGCGTTCACCGGGTATGTGGTTATGCCCCCATGGCCGAGCAAGACGGCCTGAAGCAGTAAAACCAGACACATGCAGAGGTATGCAGTCCAGGGACCATACAGAAGGGCAAGGGGTGCAACGCCCACTCCGTGCACCGATGTTCCACCGGGAAGGGGAAAGGAGAGGGAGCTCAGGATAAAGGCAAAAGCAGAAAGAAGTGCAAGCCGTGGTATGCTCCTCTCGCTGAGCCTTTCCTTAAACTTTCTGAAGCCATACAGGGCAAGCCCCATTGACACGGCATAGGCTGGCACATAAACCTGTGGTGCAACAAAACCCTCCGGAATGTGCATGGCTAAAAGATGAGGGAAAGGGTGATTATCAGCCTGTATTTTTCCTTTCCTTCCGCACCCTGTTGCTGGCTCTGCTGGTTGAGGTCCTTCCATAGGGGTAGCTTTACACCCGCTCCGAGGGAAGCCCTCCTGTAGTATAGCCTTCCGCCAAAGACCCCGTATACCACATCCCCTCCAGAGTCTTCCACACTGATCCCATTTTCCCTGTCCTTCTGAAGGTGAAGGTAGTTGAGCTCCGTAAGAAGGTCAAGCCTGAGGGACTTCTCCTGGCTTCTGAAAACCCTGTATACGAGCGCCGTGTTTGCCCTGAATTCGTCCCCGAACCTGTATCTGTCTCCCGTGTTGTATCGGTGCTCAAAGAACTTCAGGTAGCTTGCGTCAAAGACAAAGGTAAGCTCGGGTAGGTTGACCATCTGCTTCGTAGCGGTAAATCCTGCGGTTATGGTGGGCTTTCCAAAGCCGGAAGCCATGTCAGGAGCAAACTCGCCCATATATCCCTTCCTGTTGGCATCACCCGTGGGCAGGCTGACGCCTCCGTAGAGGGTAAAATGCCAGTCCATCATGTCCTCAAGGCTCTCCCTCCTAGGTATAAGCCTCAAACCCCCATCGTATTTAAAGCCCAGCACCGCCATTATGGATGGGTCTGCAAAGCCCCTGCTTGTAAAGCTCCTCTCGCCCCCATCTCTGAGCTCTTTCTTTACGTTGTATGGGGCAAAGACATACAGGGAAAGCCAGGACCTCAGACCGTAGCCTATACCCAGCATCCAGAAATCGGACCTGTCCTTCTGGTCTGGAAAGTCAGAAAAGCTGTATTTCCTCCACCTTACGCTGTCCAGCTTCGTGTAGAGTAGCCAGGAGCCCTCTGGCAGTGTGGCGGAGCTTGAACTCTCAAGGGGTGCACCGGGACCCTCGAGACCCACCGCACCAAGGGACGCAACCCCGTGGTGGGCAAGGGAAAAACCTGCAAAGGATAGCAGTGCGATGAAAACTCTTTTCATCTTTTCCACCTCCCAAAAATCAGACTTATGAGACCAAAAATTCCCAGAAGGTATCCAAGTCCTGAAAGAACCCTTTTATAGCTCTCCGCTGGGCTGTGTCTCTGCTCTGGTCTGCCTGCCCTCAGGCTTAGTTCAAGCTCGGCACCGTGCCCGTCCTGAGAGCTTATTTTCAAAAGCCACAGCCCGTCCCTGTCTGGACAGAAAACCACCCTGCCGAGGGCATCGCTCCTGCCCCTCTGAAAGGGGACTCTGTCTCCCTTTCTGTAGACCTCATACTCTTCGTAGGAAAAGGCGGTTCCGTCCTGAAAGTAAAAGCGCACAAGGATGCAGTTGCCCTCGCTCCTAACTTCCTTTAAAAGCTCGTGAGAAAGGGACACAGAAAGCAGGACAAAGAGCAGTAAAAGGCTCATCTTCCCACCTCAAAGAGAAGGTAGAAGGTTCTGAGCGTGTAATCCGCCCTGCCCTTCTGGTCCTTTTCCCTCACAGAAACCCCTATCAACTGCATGCCCTTCTCTCT
This window of the Aquificaceae bacterium genome carries:
- a CDS encoding TetR/AcrR family transcriptional regulator, producing MKRQSLKEQKRLEIIRTACRLFSEKGYYNTTMPDIAQAVGMSVGNLYNYFESKEELAKEIMMTVSDWVGERLRRVNEAEVSFREKLELLVRSFFEIALEEPELINYFLRVFLVNREVFSGGCEGFACVASVITEIMVFLSDGVERGELRNQSFYPAFTTIMGPLGGMVFLHTEGLLNRPLMDYVDEVSENLWRALKA
- a CDS encoding HEPN domain-containing protein, with translation MVNPELAEDYIRRAEIRLKTLDLFMKEKDYADVIREAQEIVELVQKAMLIRSGITPPKWHDVIDIILENSHRFPEDLIKTLRELRALTKWLRSQREIAFYGQPDFIPTEDYTEEDAREAYQLASRYIQLYHKLL
- a CDS encoding nucleotidyltransferase domain-containing protein gives rise to the protein MRGYRGKYYAILKRIKERLIRCFGENLLSLVVFGSVARGTFSPESDIDILVIVEDYESSRREYVRFFECVDEAVEINPVIIKRTQLRESLWFLWDCEFIVLYDREGFFEKFAEGLRKVMESRVIRRKGKMPYYEVL
- a CDS encoding arsenate reductase ArsC, giving the protein MENMRIAFVCTGNSARSQMAEGFARRLVETLGMNFQVYSAGSDPAEEINPFAVQVMKEKGIDISSQRPKGLEAIPYQELDLVITLCNSARQTCPVVPGAQMIHWDLPDPAAYRGSEEEKLEFFRKVRDEIEERVWDCLQSLQLRQGNSAKL
- the nikR gene encoding nickel-responsive transcriptional regulator NikR — protein: MEKTTRFCVSLPEGLLEELDRRVIRKGYASRSELVRDLIRDLLSQEKWEENEEVIGVLSLVYDHHDRELTHRLLELQHEHHVNVLCSTHVHIDHYNCLEVIILRGRAGELELLATKIGGLRGVKLSKLSRIALPEL
- a CDS encoding ABC transporter ATP-binding protein, with the protein product MIELRNVSFSYEDRLALKDINFRVGEGERVVLLGINGSGKSTLLKLLNALIFPQRGEYLYMGSKIEEKVFKDREFRRKFRREVVLLFQNPDVMLFNPTVYDELAFSLRQLGMEEGLVRERVLYWADRFELTPHLKRPPFELSTGQKQKLCLACLLVLEPEVLLLDEPTAHLDPKTTGWFVDLLWELPCTTVTSTHNLSLAGELGSRLVVLGEDHGIVYDGGVEEFLRDRERLLRAGLLHRHRGKGDWHLHSF
- a CDS encoding energy-coupling factor ABC transporter permease → MHIPEGFVAPQVYVPAYAVSMGLALYGFRKFKERLSERSIPRLALLSAFAFILSSLSFPLPGGTSVHGVGVAPLALLYGPWTAYLCMCLVLLLQAVLLGHGGITTYPVNALAMGFVGAFSSYAVHRLFAKKSNAPFLAGFFSTLLSALSVALLLGVHPYLFTDPSGRALYFPYPLGITLPAITLSHLPVAVVEGLITQAVVGLLRRRNLEG
- a CDS encoding transporter encodes the protein MKRVFIALLSFAGFSLAHHGVASLGAVGLEGPGAPLESSSSATLPEGSWLLYTKLDSVRWRKYSFSDFPDQKDRSDFWMLGIGYGLRSWLSLYVFAPYNVKKELRDGGERSFTSRGFADPSIMAVLGFKYDGGLRLIPRRESLEDMMDWHFTLYGGVSLPTGDANRKGYMGEFAPDMASGFGKPTITAGFTATKQMVNLPELTFVFDASYLKFFEHRYNTGDRYRFGDEFRANTALVYRVFRSQEKSLRLDLLTELNYLHLQKDRENGISVEDSGGDVVYGVFGGRLYYRRASLGAGVKLPLWKDLNQQSQQQGAEGKEKYRLIITLSLIF